A genomic segment from Gossypium hirsutum isolate 1008001.06 chromosome D04, Gossypium_hirsutum_v2.1, whole genome shotgun sequence encodes:
- the LOC107927573 gene encoding protein MIZU-KUSSEI 1, protein MAAQNSPSEISPCNDTSTTTSPASPRSESRPPVSLQQPSNKKGSSKSSKMFRRFRSVFRSFPIITPVCKIPINLHGHDSHIHGGTRMTGTLFGYRKARVNLAIQENSKCLPILILELAINTGKLLQDMGLGLVRIALECEKRPSEKIKILEEPIWTLYCNGKKSGYGVKRDPTDEDLMVMQTLHPISMGAGVIPAEATENPDGELTYMRAHFERVVNSRDSETYYMMNPDGNSGPELSIFFVRVG, encoded by the coding sequence ATGGCAGCTCAAAACAGTCCTTCCGAAATATCACCTTGCAATGATACATCTACTACAACTTCTCCGGCGAGTCCTCGATCGGAATCTCGTCCACCAGTCTCTCTTCAACAACCATCAAACAAGAAAGGATCTTCAAAATCCTCCAAGATGTTTAGGCGTTTTCGTTCCGTTTTCAGGTCATTTCCGATCATAACGCCTGTGTGCAAAATCCCAATCAATCTCCACGGACACGACAGCCATATCCACGGAGGTACACGGATGACCGGAACCCTATTTGGGTACCGTAAAGCAAGGGTTAACCTCGCCATCCAAGAAAACTCGAAATGCCTCCCTATCTTAATCCTTGAGCTTGCAATAAATACAGGGAAACTCCTCCAAGATATGGGATTAGGACTCGTAAGGATCGCTCTCGAATGCGAAAAGCGTCCATCGGAGAAGATCAAGATCCTTGAAGAGCCAATATGGACATTATATTGCAATGGTAAAAAATCAGGCTATGGTGTAAAGAGAGATCCGACAGATGAAGATTTGATGGTGATGCAAACGTTGCATCCCATTTCAATGGGCGCCGGGGTTATACCGGCCGAAGCGACGGAGAATCCTGACGGCGAGCTGACGTACATGCGCGCACATTTCGAACGAGTCGTTAATTCTAGAGATTCGGAAACTTATTACATGATGAATCCCGACGGTAATTCCGGCCCTGAACTTAGCATATTTTTTGTTAGGGTTGGATGA
- the LOC107927536 gene encoding cytosolic sulfotransferase 15: MGSPQITENPTIAVDEDEENGISAECKELIHGCRKEKGWRTSFLYEFQGFWCQPKEIDAILSFQKHYLARDSDVILATIPKSGTTWIKSLTFAIMNRNNVPVSDGNHPLLASNPHDLVPFFEYKLYANNQNPNLSILPKPRIFATHIPFGSLSESIKSSDCRIVYVCRNPLDTFISSWHYINQLRRESRPPIPLEEAFDMYCKGVIGYGPFWEHMLGYWKESQERPNKVLFMKYEDMKEDAMSHVKMLANFLGLPFSVEEEKQGLIEEIVKLCSFKKLKDLEVNQNGKSIKNFDNKHLFRKGEVGDWVNYLSPSMVHQLSKIMDEKLGDFGLKFKVCSTVS; the protein is encoded by the coding sequence ATGGGCAGTCCCCAAATCACTGAAAACCCCACAATAGCTGTTGATGAGGATGAAGAAAATGGAATTAGCGCAGAGTGTAAGGAGTTGATTCATGGTTGTCGCAAGGAGAAAGGTTGGAGAACTTCATTCCTGTATGAGTTCCAAGGGTTCTGGTGTCAACCCAAAGAGATTGATGCCATACTTTCTTTTCAGAAACACTACCTGGCAAGAGACTCTGATGTAATCCTTGCTACCATTCCTAAATCGGGTACAACATGGATCAAATCCTTGACTTTTGCCATCATGAACCGCAACAATGTCCCCGTTTCTGATGGAAACCACCCCTTGCTTGCTTCAAACCCTCATGATCTAGTACCTTTCTTTGAATACAAGCTTTATGCCAACAACCAAAACCCCAACCTCTCCATCCTTCCCAAGCCTAGAATTTTCGCCACTCATATTCCGTTCGGTTCGTTGTCGGAATCGATTAAGAGTTCTGATTGTCGGATCGTATACGTATGCCGAAACCCTTTGGACACGTTCATCTCCTCATGGCATTACATCAACCAACTGAGGAGGGAATCCCGACCTCCGATCCCATTAGAAGAAGCTTTCGACATGTATTGCAAGGGGGTGATCGGGTATGGACCCTTTTGGGAGCATATGCTAGGGTATTGGAAAGAAAGCCAGGAGAGGCCGAATAAGGTTTTGTTCATGAAATATGAGGACATGAAAGAAGATGCCATGTCCCATGTGAAGATGTTGGCAAATTTCTTGGGCCTCCCTTTCTCAGTTGAAGAGGAAAAACAAGGTTTGATAGAGGAGATTGTGAAACTATGTAGCTTCAAGAAATTGAAAGATTTGGAGGTCAATCAAAATGGGAAATCAATCAAGAATTTTGACAACAAGCACTTGTTTAGGAAAGGAGAAGTTGGAGATTGGGTGAATTATCTTTCCCCTTCAATGGTTCACCAGTTGTCCAAAATTATGGACGAAAAATTAGGTGATTTTGGCCTAAAATTCAAGGTATGTTCAACTGTATCTTGA